In Nostoc sp. CENA543, a single genomic region encodes these proteins:
- the topA gene encoding type I DNA topoisomerase, translating to MSTLVIVESPTKARTIRNYLPRDYRVEASMGHVRDLPQSASEIPAAVKGEAWAQLGVNVDADFEPVYVVPKDKKKIVTQLKDALKEATELILATDEDREGESISWHLYQLLKPKIPTKRMVFHEITQDAIKKALKNCRTIDEQLVRAQETRRILDRLVGYTLSPLLWKKIAWGLSAGRVQSVAVRLLVTKERQRRAFREGTYWDLKAYLEQSKAPFNALLVTLAGTKVATGSDFDPSTGQIAAGRNVVLLSESDAIALKERLTGKPWTVSEVEERPVTRKPAPPFTTSTLQQESNRKLRLSARDTMRVAQSLYEQGYITYMRTDSVHLSEQAIAAARDCVEKLYGKDYLSPQKRQYTTKSKGAQEAHEAIRPAGSSFRTPQETGLSGRELALYDLIWKRTVACQMADSRQTQITVQLQVEDAGFRSSGKRIDFPGYLRAYVEGSDDPEAALEDQEVILPGLKVGDHPHCKNIDTVDHETQPPARYTEATLVKTLESEGIGRPSTYASIIGTIIDKGYAQLVNNALIPTFTAFAVTDLLEKHFPDIVDPSFTSKMEQTLDDIAEGEANWLPYLREFYLGDKGLETLVKEQDSQIDANKARTVELENLAVKVRIGKYGPYIEMDNGDGVITASIPKDLTPADLDPKQVETLLRQKTAGPDQLGRHPETGEPIYVKIGAYGPYVQLGDKSDENPKPKQASLPKGVTPENISLETAIGLLSLPRHLGVHPETGCKIQASLGRFGPYIVHDQGKEGKDYRSLKAGDDVLTITLERALELLSEQKKTRGASSSKSKAALRELGTHPDDDAAVNIYDGPYGPYIKHGKTNVGLPEGVSVEDVTLAQALELLAAKASTSKSSRKTPKSTTTKSKSTTAKSTTKSTTSSKKKEVKS from the coding sequence ATGTCAACTCTCGTCATTGTCGAATCTCCAACCAAAGCTCGCACCATCCGCAACTACCTACCAAGAGACTATCGGGTAGAAGCGTCAATGGGTCATGTGCGTGACCTACCCCAGTCGGCTAGTGAAATTCCTGCTGCTGTCAAAGGGGAAGCATGGGCGCAGCTTGGGGTAAATGTGGACGCAGACTTTGAACCTGTATATGTTGTCCCCAAAGACAAAAAGAAAATTGTCACTCAGTTAAAGGATGCTTTAAAAGAAGCAACTGAACTGATCCTGGCAACTGACGAAGACCGAGAAGGTGAAAGCATTAGTTGGCATTTATACCAACTACTTAAACCCAAGATTCCGACTAAGCGGATGGTGTTCCATGAAATCACCCAAGACGCGATTAAAAAGGCTTTGAAAAACTGCCGCACGATTGATGAGCAGTTAGTCCGCGCCCAAGAAACTCGGCGGATTTTAGACCGATTAGTCGGCTATACTCTCTCGCCTCTGTTATGGAAAAAAATCGCTTGGGGATTATCCGCCGGACGGGTGCAGTCTGTGGCTGTGCGGTTGTTGGTGACTAAGGAACGTCAACGCCGCGCTTTCAGGGAAGGTACATACTGGGATTTAAAGGCATACCTAGAGCAGAGTAAAGCCCCCTTTAACGCTCTGTTAGTGACCCTAGCAGGCACGAAAGTTGCAACGGGGAGCGATTTTGACCCATCCACAGGACAAATCGCCGCCGGACGCAATGTAGTGCTGCTATCTGAGTCAGATGCTATTGCGCTCAAGGAACGGCTGACTGGTAAACCCTGGACAGTCTCGGAAGTCGAAGAACGCCCAGTCACCCGCAAACCCGCGCCACCGTTCACCACTTCCACATTGCAGCAAGAATCCAACCGGAAATTGCGACTTTCGGCACGGGACACCATGCGCGTCGCCCAGAGTTTGTATGAGCAAGGGTATATTACCTATATGCGTACAGACTCGGTACATTTATCCGAACAGGCGATCGCAGCTGCTCGTGATTGTGTAGAAAAACTATACGGCAAAGACTATCTCAGCCCCCAAAAGAGGCAATACACCACCAAATCCAAAGGCGCGCAGGAAGCCCACGAAGCCATTCGTCCGGCTGGTAGCAGTTTCCGCACCCCCCAAGAAACCGGATTAAGCGGTCGGGAATTAGCCCTGTATGACTTGATTTGGAAGCGTACCGTCGCCTGTCAAATGGCTGACTCTCGCCAAACCCAAATCACCGTCCAGCTACAGGTGGAAGATGCAGGTTTCCGTTCTTCCGGTAAGCGCATTGATTTTCCTGGCTATCTACGTGCCTACGTCGAAGGTTCTGATGACCCCGAAGCCGCATTAGAAGACCAAGAGGTCATTTTACCTGGCTTGAAAGTTGGGGATCATCCTCATTGTAAAAATATAGACACCGTTGACCACGAAACCCAACCCCCAGCCAGATACACCGAAGCTACCCTAGTCAAAACCTTAGAAAGTGAAGGAATTGGTCGCCCTAGTACCTACGCCAGCATTATCGGCACAATTATCGATAAAGGTTATGCCCAACTGGTAAATAATGCCCTAATTCCCACCTTTACAGCTTTCGCCGTCACCGACCTGTTAGAAAAACATTTCCCTGATATCGTTGATCCCAGCTTCACCTCCAAAATGGAGCAAACCTTAGACGACATCGCCGAAGGTGAAGCGAATTGGCTACCCTATCTGCGGGAATTTTATCTGGGCGATAAAGGTTTAGAAACCTTAGTCAAAGAACAAGACAGCCAAATTGACGCGAATAAAGCCAGAACCGTCGAACTAGAAAATCTAGCCGTCAAAGTCCGCATTGGGAAATACGGCCCCTACATTGAAATGGATAACGGTGATGGTGTAATTACCGCCTCAATTCCCAAAGACTTGACCCCAGCCGACCTAGACCCCAAACAAGTCGAAACTCTGCTACGCCAAAAAACAGCCGGGCCAGACCAACTAGGCCGTCATCCCGAAACTGGTGAACCAATTTACGTCAAAATCGGTGCTTACGGGCCTTATGTCCAGTTAGGCGATAAGTCCGACGAAAACCCCAAACCTAAGCAAGCATCTCTACCCAAAGGTGTCACCCCAGAAAACATTTCCCTGGAAACAGCCATTGGTTTGTTATCACTCCCCCGTCATTTGGGAGTGCATCCAGAAACAGGCTGTAAAATCCAAGCCAGTTTAGGGAGATTTGGCCCCTATATTGTTCATGACCAAGGAAAAGAAGGCAAAGATTACCGTTCCCTAAAAGCAGGTGATGATGTTCTGACAATTACCCTAGAACGGGCGTTGGAATTGTTATCAGAACAGAAAAAAACCCGTGGTGCTAGCAGTAGTAAGTCCAAAGCCGCTTTACGGGAATTGGGTACACATCCAGACGACGACGCAGCCGTGAATATCTACGATGGCCCCTATGGCCCCTACATCAAGCACGGCAAAACTAATGTCGGACTACCAGAAGGTGTATCGGTCGAAGATGTCACCCTAGCGCAAGCTTTGGAACTATTAGCCGCCAAAGCCTCGACTAGCAAATCTAGCCGCAAAACACCTAAATCCACCACTACAAAATCCAAGTCAACAACAGCTAAATCAACGACTAAATCAACTACATCAAGTAAGAAAAAAGAGGTGAAGAGTTAG
- the aroQ gene encoding type II 3-dehydroquinate dehydratase, which produces MSDRVVVNSPKVQSLTVQPLNILVLHGPNLNLLGQREPGVYGSTTLSEINRLLTEAALNLQAVIYPLQSNHEGVLVDAIHDALGKHQGILINAGAYTHTSVALRDAIAGVNIPTVEVHLSNIYRREEFRHHSYIAPVVIGQISGFGVQSYLLGLQALVHHLKC; this is translated from the coding sequence ATGAGCGATCGCGTCGTCGTTAATAGCCCGAAGGTACAATCATTGACAGTACAACCTCTAAATATTTTGGTGCTGCACGGGCCAAACCTGAATTTGCTGGGACAAAGAGAACCAGGCGTTTATGGTTCTACCACTTTGTCTGAAATTAATCGTCTGCTGACTGAAGCAGCACTAAATTTACAGGCTGTTATTTATCCTTTACAGTCAAACCATGAAGGTGTGTTAGTAGATGCAATTCATGATGCACTAGGAAAACACCAAGGAATTCTGATTAACGCTGGGGCTTACACTCATACTAGTGTGGCGTTGAGGGATGCGATCGCTGGCGTGAATATACCGACAGTAGAAGTGCATCTCAGTAATATTTATCGTCGAGAAGAATTCCGCCATCACTCTTATATAGCCCCAGTCGTTATTGGGCAAATTAGTGGCTTTGGTGTGCAAAGTTATCTTTTGGGTTTACAGGCTTTGGTGCATCATTTGAAGTGCTGA
- a CDS encoding HD family phosphohydrolase — protein sequence MKKQRFLQAWNRQLTHWRRRYRLFSRRRILLAKVSHKRKKSENKGNKLIFPHLLGNLLENIKIGDRQKRKVDLRAMTKSVKNRSRVDVIIWGWIHKQRSCLVLAIAVVSLTGVMGHKLYNQPQLKVGTLAPQTIRASYADKIEDRQKTAEKRKNASKESISVLMVDSEITEKINQNLQKLLDEGNAIRKIAGSFPFYDTSVLSLSTQDYLRSCSDSEWQVLLAAMKNTSPQSLSRRFRQNVGKQPHSSNSTPLNPNQPVSGDQRVNILGKSELTLALAELLAYRVTIGEKNIPSVITQIAEARQAYTQANEQLKSNNIASETIYNETVLLQLSDDEWTRTQSGIYQSAERILTQGIPPGLPDSIVSSAVSLQVQAFVPRNGESLANKLLLAVLEPNLKVDKEQTQEKAQKAAADVTPVFIAVKQGQIIVNKGDLITERNFEILEHYQLIRRENNWLELLKLGGLVTGAIGVFVLAEKRIKYQLRQRDRLLVLLLTLSTPGLLAMGLPYTTWGGVGLLLGSFYGPSLGVTVIVLLLLLLPISLEVSAMTLLAGAVGGILGSCIAQKLRSREELALLGVAIAAAQGGVYLGIKILIGAAFGAGWYVVLQEAGLFALSGLAWSIVALGLSPYLEKLFDLVTPIRLAELANPNRPLLKRLATETPGTFQHTLSVATLAEAAAKKLGCNVELVRAGTLYHDIGKMHDPLGFIENQMGGPNKHETEIKDPWKSAEIIKKHVSEGLVMAKKHLLPTAIQAFIPEHQGTMLIAYFYHQAEQMAQADPSIVVNEADFRYEGPIPQSRETGIVMLADACEAALRSLKDVNPEQALTMLNNILRARWQDNQLIDSGLTREEMTQIAEIFVEVWQQFHHKRIVYPQLKGKNKANKVNSQKSPS from the coding sequence ATGAAAAAACAGCGATTTTTGCAGGCCTGGAATCGGCAGTTGACCCATTGGCGGCGGAGGTATAGACTATTTAGCCGTAGGAGAATATTACTAGCCAAGGTGAGTCACAAACGCAAAAAATCCGAAAATAAAGGAAATAAATTGATTTTTCCCCATTTACTCGGAAATTTGCTAGAAAATATCAAAATCGGTGACAGACAAAAACGTAAAGTTGACCTGAGAGCAATGACAAAATCGGTCAAGAATCGTAGTAGGGTGGATGTAATAATCTGGGGTTGGATACATAAACAGCGTTCCTGTTTAGTTTTAGCGATCGCTGTTGTATCCTTGACTGGTGTAATGGGTCACAAACTATATAATCAACCTCAATTAAAAGTAGGAACTCTCGCACCACAAACAATTAGAGCTTCCTATGCAGACAAGATTGAGGATCGTCAGAAAACAGCAGAGAAACGTAAAAATGCGAGTAAGGAATCTATATCAGTATTGATGGTTGATTCAGAAATTACCGAAAAAATCAACCAAAATTTACAAAAATTACTAGATGAAGGCAACGCCATTCGTAAAATTGCGGGTTCTTTTCCTTTTTACGATACTTCCGTGTTATCTCTCTCAACTCAGGATTATCTCCGTTCATGTTCTGACTCAGAATGGCAAGTTTTGCTGGCGGCGATGAAAAACACCAGTCCACAAAGTTTAAGTCGTCGTTTCCGACAAAATGTTGGCAAGCAACCACATAGCAGTAATTCCACACCTCTCAACCCAAATCAACCAGTTTCAGGCGATCAAAGGGTTAATATTCTAGGTAAAAGCGAACTGACGTTAGCTTTAGCTGAACTTTTAGCTTATCGAGTCACCATTGGAGAAAAAAACATTCCCTCTGTGATTACACAGATTGCGGAAGCGCGTCAAGCATATACGCAAGCTAATGAGCAATTAAAAAGCAATAATATCGCCTCAGAGACAATCTATAACGAAACAGTTCTGTTGCAATTATCAGATGATGAATGGACAAGAACCCAATCGGGAATTTATCAAAGTGCGGAACGCATTTTGACTCAAGGTATTCCCCCAGGTTTACCAGATAGTATTGTCAGTAGTGCTGTCAGTTTACAAGTACAAGCTTTTGTTCCTAGAAACGGCGAATCGTTGGCGAATAAACTCTTATTAGCCGTCTTAGAGCCTAATTTAAAAGTAGATAAAGAACAAACTCAAGAAAAAGCGCAAAAAGCCGCAGCTGATGTTACGCCTGTATTCATTGCAGTGAAACAAGGTCAGATTATTGTCAACAAGGGAGACTTGATCACAGAACGGAATTTTGAAATTTTAGAGCATTATCAACTGATTCGGCGAGAAAATAATTGGCTGGAATTATTGAAATTAGGCGGTTTAGTGACGGGAGCAATTGGGGTATTTGTTCTGGCGGAAAAGCGAATTAAATATCAACTGCGCCAACGCGATCGCCTGTTAGTTTTACTATTAACTTTGAGTACACCAGGATTATTGGCGATGGGTTTACCTTACACTACCTGGGGGGGTGTGGGGTTATTGTTGGGAAGCTTTTATGGCCCTAGTTTGGGTGTGACGGTGATTGTCTTACTGCTGCTGTTATTACCCATCAGCTTAGAAGTCAGCGCAATGACTTTATTGGCGGGTGCTGTGGGGGGAATTTTGGGTAGTTGTATCGCTCAAAAACTGCGATCGCGTGAAGAGTTAGCACTTTTAGGCGTGGCGATCGCGGCGGCTCAAGGTGGTGTTTACTTAGGGATTAAAATCCTCATAGGTGCAGCCTTTGGTGCGGGTTGGTATGTTGTCTTGCAAGAGGCTGGATTATTTGCTTTATCGGGTCTAGCTTGGAGTATTGTAGCTTTAGGTTTAAGTCCCTATTTAGAAAAACTATTTGATTTAGTTACCCCCATTCGGCTAGCAGAATTAGCCAATCCCAATCGTCCTTTACTCAAACGCCTCGCCACAGAAACACCAGGAACATTCCAGCACACTTTGTCAGTAGCCACCCTAGCAGAAGCCGCAGCGAAAAAACTCGGATGTAACGTGGAATTAGTCAGAGCCGGCACACTCTACCATGATATAGGCAAAATGCACGACCCTTTAGGATTTATTGAAAACCAAATGGGCGGGCCGAATAAACATGAAACGGAAATCAAAGACCCTTGGAAGAGTGCAGAAATTATCAAAAAGCACGTTAGTGAAGGGTTAGTGATGGCGAAGAAACATCTTTTACCCACAGCAATTCAAGCGTTTATTCCCGAACATCAAGGGACAATGTTGATTGCCTATTTTTATCATCAAGCCGAACAAATGGCGCAAGCTGACCCCAGTATCGTAGTGAATGAAGCCGATTTCCGCTATGAAGGGCCAATTCCCCAGTCACGGGAAACGGGAATTGTCATGTTAGCTGATGCTTGCGAAGCTGCATTGCGATCGCTCAAGGATGTCAACCCTGAACAAGCCTTAACCATGCTCAATAATATTTTGCGTGCTAGATGGCAAGATAATCAACTCATTGATTCCGGCTTAACACGGGAAGAAATGACACAAATCGCCGAAATCTTTGTAGAGGTGTGGCAACAATTTCACCACAAACGTATTGTTTATCCTCAGTTAAAAGGTAAAAACAAGGCAAATAAAGTTAATAGTCAAAAGTCCCCATCCTGA
- a CDS encoding GNAT family N-acetyltransferase, giving the protein MNIRCEIPSDYQAINEVNRLAFVGENEVKIIEAIRQSDFYIPALSLVAEVNNQIVGHIILSYIHLIGEEQLKVLALAPLAVHPQFQKQGIGSELVTVALTKATEIQEALVIVLGHPDFYQRFGFEPSVNYGIASPFPVAQEFFMVKTLKKSDQNYRGKVVYPPAFTQDGDF; this is encoded by the coding sequence ATGAATATTCGCTGTGAAATTCCCTCAGACTATCAAGCCATCAATGAAGTCAACCGACTAGCATTTGTGGGAGAGAATGAGGTGAAGATTATCGAAGCGATTCGCCAATCAGATTTTTATATCCCCGCGCTTTCTCTAGTGGCTGAAGTTAATAACCAGATAGTAGGACATATTATTTTAAGTTATATTCATCTCATAGGGGAAGAACAACTAAAAGTATTAGCTTTAGCACCTTTAGCTGTACATCCACAATTCCAAAAACAAGGAATTGGTAGCGAATTAGTAACCGTGGCTTTAACGAAAGCAACAGAAATACAAGAAGCGTTAGTGATAGTTTTGGGGCATCCTGATTTTTATCAAAGGTTTGGCTTTGAGCCATCAGTAAATTATGGGATTGCATCTCCTTTCCCGGTTGCTCAAGAATTTTTTATGGTCAAAACACTAAAAAAATCTGACCAAAATTATCGCGGTAAGGTTGTTTATCCACCTGCTTTTACTCAGGATGGGGACTTTTGA
- a CDS encoding DUF1818 family protein, producing the protein MERLIKSGAGWRIGWNPHASEFQGLVGTDDWAIELTSTELDDFCRLLAKLADTMKQLTTELMDEEKIACEAESDLLWMEVEGYPHEYTLRFILNSGRCAEGQWAAFAVPGLLQAAATLKVF; encoded by the coding sequence ATGGAACGTTTAATTAAAAGCGGTGCAGGCTGGCGTATTGGCTGGAATCCCCATGCTAGTGAATTTCAAGGGTTAGTAGGTACTGATGACTGGGCAATTGAGTTAACCTCAACTGAGTTGGATGATTTTTGTCGTCTGTTAGCCAAGTTAGCCGACACTATGAAACAACTCACCACCGAATTAATGGACGAAGAAAAAATAGCCTGTGAAGCCGAAAGCGATTTATTGTGGATGGAGGTAGAAGGCTATCCCCATGAATACACTTTGCGCTTCATTCTCAACTCAGGTAGGTGTGCCGAAGGTCAATGGGCAGCCTTTGCTGTTCCTGGTTTGTTGCAAGCTGCTGCCACTCTGAAAGTTTTTTAA
- a CDS encoding DNA-directed RNA polymerase subunit omega, producing MLKRSKFETTQSQIMHRAEDLISAASNRYRITVQVANRAKRRRYEEFESAEDAMMKPVLRAIIEMSDELTQPEIIGEL from the coding sequence ATGCTCAAGCGTTCTAAGTTCGAGACAACCCAGTCTCAGATTATGCACCGTGCCGAGGATTTAATAAGTGCAGCTTCCAATCGCTACCGCATTACGGTTCAGGTGGCAAATCGTGCCAAGCGTCGGCGTTATGAAGAATTTGAAAGTGCCGAAGATGCGATGATGAAACCTGTGCTAAGGGCAATTATTGAAATGTCTGATGAACTGACACAACCAGAAATCATTGGCGAACTGTGA
- a CDS encoding adenosine deaminase, which produces MALYAELHRHLGGSVVPRVLWRYFERHSSELISRFSNYSDFEDFYTRPRNTLDEYLELHTLVESVQTSETLPYFIYRLVRGAYIFENLAYLELRYTPYLRTPEHLSQSQRIDKMTEIVEVVGKASHLPEYPIVTSQILCMHSRLPYEVNKAIVDLAAQNKQYVCAVDVAGGDSHYSDRLQELISLYDYARSLGINTTGHLYETTDGCYPELLPYLMRIGHGIQIPLLHPELLPEVARLRQCLEVCPTTYLKTGTLQDIRQLKLVFDRCFEAGVDIAICTDNAGLHNVRLPFEYENLLTYDIINFEQLQACQDAAFRHAFAWPYGQRPAYLLNGLLQPERATALA; this is translated from the coding sequence ATGGCTTTATATGCGGAATTGCATCGACACTTGGGGGGTTCTGTTGTTCCCCGTGTCTTGTGGCGTTATTTTGAGCGACATTCATCAGAGTTAATTTCTCGGTTTAGTAATTATTCAGATTTTGAAGATTTTTACACTCGTCCACGCAATACTCTGGATGAATACTTAGAACTGCATACTTTAGTGGAAAGTGTGCAAACATCTGAGACTTTACCGTACTTTATCTATCGTTTGGTGCGTGGTGCTTATATTTTCGAGAATTTAGCTTATCTGGAACTGCGTTATACTCCGTATTTACGGACACCAGAACATTTGAGTCAATCTCAGAGAATTGACAAGATGACGGAAATTGTGGAAGTGGTTGGTAAAGCTAGCCATTTACCGGAATATCCCATTGTTACAAGTCAAATTCTGTGTATGCACTCACGGCTACCCTATGAAGTAAATAAGGCAATAGTCGATTTAGCGGCGCAGAATAAACAGTATGTTTGTGCTGTGGATGTAGCTGGTGGTGATAGTCATTATAGCGATCGCCTGCAAGAATTGATTAGTCTGTATGATTATGCGCGATCGCTAGGAATTAACACCACTGGACATCTTTACGAAACTACTGATGGTTGTTACCCAGAATTATTACCTTATCTGATGCGGATTGGTCACGGTATTCAGATTCCTTTATTGCATCCAGAACTACTTCCAGAGGTGGCAAGACTCAGACAGTGTTTAGAAGTTTGTCCCACAACTTACCTCAAAACTGGAACTTTGCAGGATATCCGCCAACTGAAATTAGTATTTGACCGATGTTTTGAGGCTGGCGTAGATATAGCTATCTGTACTGATAATGCTGGCTTGCATAATGTCCGTTTGCCTTTTGAGTATGAAAACCTCTTAACTTACGACATTATCAATTTTGAACAGCTACAAGCCTGTCAAGATGCTGCTTTTCGCCACGCCTTTGCTTGGCCTTACGGTCAACGTCCAGCATATTTATTGAATGGTTTATTACAACCAGAACGTGCCACCGCTTTAGCCTGA
- a CDS encoding adenylosuccinate synthase: MANVIVIGAQWGDEGKGKITDLLSRSADVVVRYQGGVNAGHTIVVKGQTFKLHLIPSGILYPDTECVIGCGTVIDPQVLIKELDQLESLNISTKNLLISETAHVTMPYHRLIDKASEERRGSHKIGTTGRGIGPTYADKSERTGIRVLDLMDEKALRDQLEWTINYKNVILEKLYNIPPLDPQQVIEEYLGYAERLRPYVVDTSFKIYNAVQKRRNILFEGAQGTLLDLDHGTYPYVTSSNPVAGGACVGTGLGPTMIDRVIGVSKAYTTRVGEGPFPTELEGELGEHLCDRGAEFGTTTGRKRRCGWFDAVIGRYAVRINGMDCMAITKLDVLDELEEIKVCVAYEIDGEHCENFPTSARKFAQCRPVYKTLPGWQVPTSECRSLEDLPPQALDYLKFLAELMEVPIAIVSLGASRDQTIIVEDPIHGPKRALLHPDGTPASLLSA; this comes from the coding sequence TTGGCTAACGTCATTGTGATAGGGGCCCAATGGGGCGATGAAGGAAAAGGTAAAATAACTGACTTACTCAGCAGATCCGCAGATGTGGTAGTACGTTACCAAGGGGGTGTGAATGCTGGACACACAATTGTAGTCAAGGGTCAGACCTTCAAACTGCACTTGATTCCCTCTGGTATTTTATATCCAGACACAGAGTGCGTGATTGGCTGTGGAACAGTCATCGATCCACAAGTTTTAATAAAAGAACTCGACCAATTAGAAAGTTTAAATATTTCTACGAAAAATCTGCTCATTTCGGAGACAGCCCACGTCACGATGCCCTACCATCGATTAATCGATAAGGCATCAGAAGAAAGACGGGGAAGCCATAAAATCGGCACAACTGGTCGAGGGATTGGCCCTACCTACGCTGATAAATCAGAGCGTACAGGGATTAGGGTACTAGACTTGATGGACGAAAAAGCCCTGCGCGACCAGTTGGAATGGACGATTAATTATAAGAACGTTATTTTAGAAAAGCTGTATAACATACCACCGTTAGATCCGCAACAGGTGATCGAAGAGTATCTAGGTTATGCAGAACGTCTGCGACCTTACGTCGTTGATACTTCATTTAAAATATATAATGCAGTACAAAAACGGCGCAATATCTTATTTGAAGGGGCGCAAGGGACGCTGTTGGACTTAGATCACGGAACTTATCCCTATGTGACATCCTCTAACCCCGTGGCGGGAGGGGCTTGTGTCGGTACAGGGTTAGGCCCGACAATGATAGACCGCGTGATTGGGGTTTCTAAAGCTTACACCACAAGAGTTGGTGAAGGCCCATTTCCTACCGAATTGGAAGGGGAATTAGGAGAACACCTGTGCGATCGCGGCGCAGAATTCGGCACAACCACCGGACGCAAACGTCGTTGTGGTTGGTTTGATGCTGTTATCGGTCGTTATGCCGTGAGAATCAACGGTATGGACTGTATGGCAATTACCAAACTAGATGTCCTCGACGAATTAGAGGAAATCAAAGTTTGTGTCGCCTATGAAATAGACGGTGAACACTGTGAAAACTTCCCCACTAGCGCGAGAAAGTTTGCCCAGTGTCGCCCCGTTTACAAAACCTTACCAGGCTGGCAAGTACCCACCAGCGAATGCCGCAGCCTAGAAGACTTGCCACCGCAAGCATTGGACTACCTGAAATTCCTAGCAGAATTAATGGAAGTCCCGATCGCGATCGTCTCATTAGGTGCGAGTCGTGATCAAACTATTATCGTAGAAGACCCAATTCACGGGCCAAAACGCGCCCTACTCCACCCTGATGGTACTCCCGCTTCCTTGCTGAGTGCGTAG
- the rplY gene encoding 50S ribosomal protein L25, producing the protein MALTVESKTRPEGSKPNALRRSGLIPANLYGHKGRESISLVVDAKVVERLLKSAAVDKTEIELSIPELQWTGKTVLKEVQVHPAKGTPYHISFCATANSK; encoded by the coding sequence ATGGCTTTGACTGTTGAATCTAAAACCAGACCAGAAGGTAGCAAACCCAACGCATTACGTCGTTCTGGATTAATCCCCGCTAACTTATACGGTCACAAAGGTAGAGAATCTATCTCTTTAGTAGTGGATGCTAAGGTTGTAGAACGTCTACTAAAATCTGCTGCTGTAGACAAGACAGAGATTGAACTCTCCATTCCTGAATTGCAATGGACTGGTAAAACTGTACTGAAAGAAGTTCAGGTACATCCAGCTAAAGGTACTCCTTACCACATTAGTTTTTGTGCTACAGCTAACAGCAAGTAG
- a CDS encoding dienelactone hydrolase family protein, which translates to MQIVKTEVKISTPDGQMPGFLYKPAESGQQPAVILLMEAFGLTSHIQDVAARIANEGYVVLTPDLYYRELPNNKFGYAEVEQAMAMMYRMDFGKPVEEDIGAAIAYVKSQPDVFPERIGVTGFCLGGGLSFLTACKFSDKIAAVAPFYGMVLDDWIEAITNITVPIYLFHGGIDPFIPLERVRQIETRFQELGKEYKLKVYPDADHGFFCNERSSYNPSAAEDSWRELTQFFHRHLQKSI; encoded by the coding sequence ATGCAAATCGTTAAGACAGAGGTGAAAATTTCTACGCCTGATGGACAAATGCCTGGGTTTTTGTATAAGCCTGCTGAATCTGGGCAACAGCCAGCAGTGATTCTCCTGATGGAAGCATTTGGCTTAACTTCCCATATTCAAGACGTAGCAGCCCGAATTGCTAATGAAGGCTACGTAGTTCTTACTCCAGATTTGTATTATCGTGAGTTACCAAACAATAAATTTGGGTATGCAGAAGTTGAGCAAGCGATGGCGATGATGTACCGCATGGACTTTGGGAAACCAGTAGAGGAGGATATTGGAGCTGCGATCGCTTATGTAAAGTCACAGCCAGATGTATTCCCAGAGAGAATCGGAGTGACCGGATTTTGCTTAGGTGGTGGTCTGTCCTTTCTGACTGCTTGCAAATTTTCAGATAAAATTGCAGCTGTAGCTCCCTTCTACGGCATGGTTCTAGATGACTGGATAGAAGCAATCACCAACATCACCGTACCTATTTATTTATTTCATGGTGGTATTGATCCCTTTATTCCTCTAGAACGGGTTCGGCAAATCGAAACTCGTTTCCAAGAACTTGGCAAAGAATACAAATTAAAAGTTTATCCTGATGCTGATCATGGTTTTTTCTGCAATGAGCGTTCTTCTTATAACCCGTCAGCCGCAGAAGATTCATGGCGTGAGCTGACGCAGTTTTTTCACAGACATTTACAAAAATCTATCTGA